Proteins co-encoded in one Yamadazyma tenuis chromosome 1, complete sequence genomic window:
- the SEC21 gene encoding coatomer subunit gamma (COG:U; BUSCO:EOG09260JTZ; EggNog:ENOG503NW2T), which yields MSTSSYKKGDPYSHAGAADKMAIFQECLQQFNATPVNARKCRQLLARLLRLIYTGEVFPSQESTTLFFSISKLFQHKDASLRQLVYLAIKELSSTSQDILMVTSSIMKDIQSGDLIYKPNAIRTLSKVLDPTTVSASERLFKNAIVDKNPIVSSAALTSSYNLLPIAKDVVKRFNNETLETIQSFKQFPPDQFQLHEYYGGATTSLPTTSYMYQYHALSLLYELRNHDKMSLMKLITSLSDGSSLRNSLAVIQLIRFINKVLLDDDSLIQHLLPILINFLKHKSDSVELEACKTIISLQHLISKADFANVVNTLQKLLSVPRTATRFAAIRLINKISVKHPKEIITVNQELENLINDSNRSISTLAITTLLRTIGAGTVESDSTVEVGSESVDRLINKMTSLMDDITEDFKIVIIEAIENLALKFQSKHKKLVSFLTDLLKDEGSLELKSSIVDTLFDLIKFLKDKDGKQAILMSLCEFIEDCEYTELSVRILHLLGDEGPNASNPSYYIRHIYNRLVLDNSIIRSSAVIALSKFAVICGGKVSQNIQILLSRCLNDVDDEVRDRAALSLKFIANNEKNLIVNESKYDLAVLENKLIHYLNNESNFADQFDINEIPAISNEELTSLEYENKLNRLDKNDEMEVEPTSTEGAKDDSNADQSNDLLKQQEFEQEISQVAEFKDYGKLTKSSIQPIYLTEKENEFVVTCHKHFFLETSKVVLQYNITNTVNHLIAQDVSVIAQSDNPAYVEEFILSVDELRPNETGTIYVSFTSPSLAEDELVSVFGNTLSYTNREIIDDEGNIDESDEGWTDEYQIGDLEILPGDFIQPLYNSNFDSVFDQLPLEDSTVVHLKGIKTLENAITKLKDDLNMLPLDGTDYVPSDSNSHILKLFGRDVWGGKVGILVRLALTGGKLVAKLQVKTETEHFSNTIVDGVGV from the coding sequence ATGTCAACTTCATCATATAAGAAAGGTGATCCGTACTCCCATGCGGGTGCTGCTGATAAGATGGCCATATTCCAGGAATGTTTGCAGCAGTTCAATGCGACACCGGTAAACGCCAGAAAGTGCAGACAATTGTTGGCCCGGTTATTGAGATTAATCTATACTGGTGAGGTATTCCCATCCCAAGAATCAACCAccttgttcttctccatctccaagttgttcCAGCACAAGGATGCGTCCTTGAGACAATTGGTGTACTTGGCCATCAAAGAATTATCTTCCACTTCCCAAGATATTTTGATGGTTACTTCGTCCATCATGAAGGATATCCAAAGTGGTGATTTGATTTACAAGCCCAACGCCATCAGAACTTTATCCAAAGTTTTGGACCCAACCACTGTCTCTGCAAGTGAAagattgttcaagaacgCCATTGTCGATAAGAATCCCATTGTTTCTTCAGCTGCGttgacttcttcttacAACCTATTGCCCATTGCTAAAGATGTGGTGAAAAGATTCAACAACGAGACTTTGGAAACCATCCAATCATTCAAGCAGTTTCCTCCTGACCAATTCCAATTACATGAATACTATGGAggtgccaccaccagtttgCCAACTACTTCTTACATGTACCAATACCATGCTTTGAGTTTGTTGTACGAGTTGAGAAACCACGATAAAatgtctttgatgaagttgatcaccTCTTTGAGCGACGGATCTTCGTTGAGAAATTCATTGGCAGTGATTCAGTTGATCAGattcatcaataaagtcTTGTTGGATGACGATTCGTTGATCCAACATTTATTACCaattttgatcaactttcTCAAACATAAATCCGATTCTGTCGAATTAGAAGCATGTAAGACTATCATCAGTTTGCAGCATTTAATTAGCAAAGCAGACTTTGCCAACGTGGTTAACACTTTACAGAAGTTATTGTCGGTACCAAGAACTGCCACCAGATTTGCTGCTATTAGAttaatcaacaagatctccGTTAAGCATCCAAAAGAAATCATTACTGTCAACCAGGAGTTagagaacttgatcaacgatTCCAACAGATCCATTTCGACTTTGGCTATCACCACTTTGTTAAGAACCATTGGTGCTGGTACTGTTGAGTCCGATAGTACTGTCGAGGTTGGAAGTGAAAGTGTTGACAGATTAATTAATAAGATGACTTCCTTGATGGATGACATCACTGAAGACTTTAAGATTGTCATTATTGAAGCCATCGAAAACTTGGCTCTCAAATTCCAGTCTAAGCACAAAAAATTGGTATCATTCTTGACTGATTTGTTAAAGGACGAAGGATCGTTGGAATtaaaatcttcaattgtgGATACcttgtttgacttgatcaaattcttAAAAGATAAGGATGGTAAGCAAGCCATATTAATGAGTTTATGTGAATTTATCGAAGACTGTGAATACACCGAATTGTCTGTTCGCATATTGCACTTGTTAGGAGATGAAGGTCCTAACGCTTCTAACCCCTCTTATTACATCAGACACATCTACAACAGATTGGTGTTAGACAACTCCATCATCAGATCATCTGCTGTGATTGCCTTGTCCAAATTTGCTGTTATCTGTGGTGGAAAAGTCAGTCAGAACATTCAAATCTTGTTAAGCAGATGTTTGAACGATGTTGACGATGAAGTAAGAGATAGAGCCGCTTTGtccttgaagttcattGCCAACAAtgaaaagaacttgattGTTAATGAATCCAAGTACGACTTGGCGGTTTTGGAAAATAAATTGATCCactacttgaacaatgaGTCGAACTTTGCCGACCagtttgatatcaatgaaATTCCTGCCATTTCTAATGAAGAGTTGACCTCTTTGGAATAcgaaaacaagttgaacagATTAGACAAGAACGATGAGATGGAAGTTGAACCAACTTCTACAGAAGGTGCTAAGGATGACCTGAACGCCGATCAGTCCAAcgatttgttgaagcaaCAAGAATTCGAACAAGAGATAAGTCAAGTAGCTGAATTTAAGGACTATGGtaagttgaccaaatcgTCAATCCAGCCAATTTACTTAACGGAGAAGGAGAACGAATTTGTCGTTACGTGCCATAAAcatttcttccttgaaaCCAGTAAGGTGGTTTTACAAtacaacatcaccaacacagTCAACCATTTAATTGCTCAGGATGTGTCTGTGATAGCCCAATCTGATAACCCAGCATACGTTGAAGAATTCATTTTATCGGTGGATGAATTGAGACCAAACGAAACTGGTACCATATATGTAAGCTTCACAAGTCCTTCTTTAGCagaagatgagttggtGTCAGTGTTTGGTAACACGTTAAGCTACACAAATAGAGAAATCATTGACGACGAAGGAAACATCGACGAAAGTGATGAAGGTTGGACTGACGAGTATCAGATCGGAGACTTAGAGATCTTACCTGGAGATTTCATCCAACCTCTCTACAACTCCAATTTTGATTCGGTATTTGATCAGTTGCCACTTGAGGACTCTACGGTGGTTCACTTGAAAGGTATCAAGACCTTGGAAAATGCCAttaccaagttgaaggacgacttgaacatgTTGCCTTTGGATGGTACCGATTACGTTCCCAGCGATTCCAACTCCCACATTTTGAAATTATTTGGTAGAGACGTTTGGGGAGGAAAAGTTGGGATTTTGGTCAGATTGGCCTTGACTGGTGGGAAATTGGTGGCTAAATTACAAGTCAAAACCGAAACCGAACACTTTTCCAATACCATTGTTGACGGGGTTGGTGTTTGA
- the TCO89 gene encoding target of rapamycin complex 1 subunit tco89 (COG:S; EggNog:ENOG503P1BF), with amino-acid sequence MAPIEEPVSDSTGPGDVVQPLVSDMTGQTDFDNRPKKSGKPKHSRTASYNKINALARPSLNRSKSTDGVIRVKRNNRSFTKLTNLQPLTKTLSNQSLKSSKSNASLKNFGMLQHTGGLKLSARQGKAILRLNDDNEDYEDLDNSGDENDENDNDKNYPEEHVPYETNKQTTTNMVDNSTQESFQALPLQQVFLQALDQPQFVENTISQSKDDTPEPIVPKSTVESADIITTRQSAEDPEVEPQPLQSIPLRSPTNQSEVDTDPQLDHMTPSSNLYGGSLFLSQSTGLVRKIDPTGGLGQHYESLPESSNDSGSLSFKAHPIDLNQTVAEPVTVSKNVIKENSYQPNQTIFNNLQRTNSQYVNTRKQLSQQQQNKQPQNPQDANKLTSGAQQMDLNGANNFSNFLSTKSGLNDSNDNRTQQRLWLQRENSLMDVSLDSNQLANLSSLSLNNLMFSHNYQSSANLNSMTTPVATPGIPLTPGFNEAPHTPGIGSKENSVSTTNINGLFSMYQNGQQNPIQSRVEFERLNREYLNVRRYLNPVGESLNRVKNNTIRIEKSKESPPGLNKNGNTFQEFAPHYQEKEKEVNGTLNKIWQEALLSTSSIKPQQQQLPYSRSPKQMQKPQMQRIPSRNQYMNFRNSQTPTTRAVKLAAQAQAASSQPHKQHASNGVSH; translated from the coding sequence ATGGCTCCAATAGAAGAACCCGTCAGTGATAGCACGGGGCCCGGAGATGTGGTCCAGCCTTTGGTATCCGATATGACAGGTCAAACAGACTTCGACAATCGACCTAAAAAGTCCGGCAAGCCCAAACACTCGCGGACCGCTTCCTACAATAAAATCAATGCACTTGCTAGACCCAGTTTGAATCGGTCTAAATCGACCGACGGCGTCATCCGTGTCAAACGTAACAACCGTTCCTTCACAAAGCTCACAAATCTCCAGCCCCTCACCAAAACCTTGTCCAACCAGTCGTTGAAGTCCAGTAAATCCAACGCTTCCTTAAAGAACTTTGGAATGCTTCAGCACACCGGAGGATTGAAGTTAAGTGCCCGACAGGGCAAGGCCATATTGAGGTTGAATGATGACAATGAAGACTACGAAGACTTGGACAATTCAGGcgatgaaaatgatgaaaacGATAATGATAAAAACTACCCAGAAGAACACGTCCCTTACgaaacaaacaaacaaactACCACCAATATGGTGGATAACTCCACCCAAGAGTCGTTTCAAGCTCTTCCTCTCCAACAGGTGTTTCTTCAGGCGCTTGACCAACCCCAATTTGTGGAAAATACGATATCACAGTCTAAAGATGATACCCCCGAGCCTATAGTACCAAAACTGACAGTAGAATCTGCTGATATTATCACCACCCGCCAGTCTGCCGAAGACCCCGAAGTCGAGCCCCAACCCCTTCAAAGCATACCATTACGTTCTCCTACAAACCAGTCAGAGGTCGATACCGATCCTCAATTGGACCATATGACACCTTCAAGTAATTTGTACGGAGGTTCTCTATTCTTGTCACAGTCCACAGGATTGGTGAGAAAAATTGATCCAACAGGTGGATTGGGCCAGCATTACGAGTCGTTGCCGGAATCCAGTAATGATTCCGGTTCTCTTTCGTTTAAGGCTCATCCCATCGACTTGAATCAAACAGTTGCCGAGCCTGTCACCGTTAGCAAGAACGTTATCAAAGAGAACTCGTACCAACCCAACCAAACTATTTTCAATAATCTACAGAGGACTAACAGTCAGTACGTGAACACTAGAAAGCAGTTactgcaacaacagcaaaACAAACAACCCCAAAACCCTCAAGATGCAAACAAGTTGACATCAGGAGCTCAACAGATGGACTTGAATGGAGcaaacaacttctccaactttttATCGACTAAGCTGGGTCTTAATGACTCAAACGATAATAGAACTCAACAAAGATTGTGGTTGCAGAGAGAAAATTCACTCATGGATGTCAGTTTGGACAGCAATCAGCTTGCAAACTTATCAAGCTTATCATTAAATAACCTCATGTTCAGTCATAATTACCAGAGTAGTGCTAATTTGAACCTGATGACCACCCCGGTAGCCACACCAGGAATCCCTTTGACTCCTGGTTTCAATGAAGCTCCACATACACCCGGGATTGGTCTGAAAGAAAATTCtgtctcaacaacaaacaTCAATGGGTTGTTTTCAATGTACCAGAACGGACAGCAGAATCCCATTCAGTCTAGAGTCGAGTTTGAGAGATTGAACCGAGAGTATTTGAATGTCAGAAGATACTTGAATCCGGTTGGAGAAAGCCTCAATCGAGTCAAGAATAATACCATTCGTATCGAAAAGAGCAAAGAGTCTCCGCCCGGCTTGAACAAAAATGGGAACACATTCCAGGAGTTTGCACCTCATTAtcaagaaaaggaaaaagAGGTCAATGGcactttgaacaagattTGGCAAGAAGCTCTTCTCCTGACATCATCCATTAaacctcaacaacagcaactCCCATATTCCCGGTCTCCGAAACAAATGCAAAAACCTCAAATGCAAAGGATTCCTTCCCGTAACCAATATATGAACTTCCGCAACCTGCAAACTCCCACTACTCGTGCCGTCAAGTTAGCAGCACAGGCTCAGGCGGCTCTGTCACAGCCCCACAAACAACATGCTTCTAATGGAGTATCTCATTAA
- the PAN2 gene encoding poly(A)-specific ribonuclease (EggNog:ENOG503NW3B; MEROPS:MER0030317; COG:L) — protein MEGWSEILRVTLNTPISSVEFDSHSNLLWAGDNDGYVGGYTPVSNGFGDQISLYPYTKFKSSLGSEAVSHIATGSNKVYSLSLNNININNKRGVPLGSINSHLNPHYSGFNCMALNDLNNELIVNKTHGLFKINLLDPKVYEDLGFNENLSFINHSSKFLTLGKMDGSVNLFDPQTKKVIKEFLGHNNGLSDMDINGNYLVTSGYSLRHNSFFVDPLVNLYDLRMMKLLAPIPFPFGPSFVKFHPKLPNLVLIGSKSGNLQFLDIFDQSKFQLYQVDLINSSNYISNLKMSNNGEFISFNDSFNNLILWSFNDSKRFVNFPMELEGSSNIEDPSRNIPIDKHDIPLNIVGMPYYKDLLLSNYGSNLIFTKELSKLPLTYDPDVPYLKFMENKFDSNFNKYYPLKKSSDSSKIPFISDSTSKFDDSVFTKIPNCYAKLLIKYSKFGIEDFNFELFNKTSYSGLENNLDNSYLNSILQVYKYQPNFQNLVLKNLFNEWLPNDAVTIIENKNFKGSSLLNELGYLFDMLNKSKGKNVKISNFSEFLNTLAPPDLLNCDDLKSVNSQSLKNKILKFNSFFLAKLLDDFHRQSSFWKDFGSLILIKCLVGDQVSVFPNINLFPMHNTDLSIVEYLNYTMTNIVELPKVLSINVNLNNRDFRQLSPGWLSQHIYTTKNQNFFTFSKSPNNSGTYKLLGYVAEINNGPETSIGNHNLISFVNIGDKWYLFNDFLVREIEEEEVLNFQQNNKKPLVIVYQDIQCDSLYTVSEQDYPHIDDSILYRDHFALTIREDYIKQYKLLTKSNAPQPGSLIAIDAEFVILEDEKVEISSNGFKNLIQPKKMSLARISVIDQDEIPFIDDYIIHTQPIKDYITSFSGIEPGDLDPINSTKNLVTLQTSYRRLWLLLNLSCVFVGHGLQNDFRTINIHVPKNQIRDTSELYFLSEFRRRLSLKFLSYAVLGKKVQVGNHDSIEDAKFALKLFKKYLELQKSHELERILDNVYLEGQRTNFRVPDA, from the coding sequence ATGGAGGGCTGGAGTGAGATCCTTAGAGTCACCTTAAACACCCCCATCAGCTCCGTTGAATTCGACTCCCACAGCAACTTGCTCTGGGCCGGTGACAATGACGGCTACGTTGGGGGGTACACTCCTGTGTCCAATGGATTCGGGGATCAAATCTCCCTCTATCCTtacaccaagttcaagtcgaGTCTTGGATCAGAAGCCGTTTCCCACATCGCCACCGGCTCCAATAAAGTGTATTCACTTTCCTTGAACAATATTAACATAAACAACAAACGAGGGGTTCCTCTCGGCAGTATCAACTCCCATTTGAATCCTCATTACTCGGGGTTCAACTGCATGGCATTAAATGATCTTAACAATGAATTGATAGTGAACAAGACCCACggacttttcaagatcaatcTCCTCGACCCCAAGGTGTATGAGGACCTTGGCTTCAACGAAAACTTGTCATTCATCAACCATCTGTCGAAGTTCTTGACGTTGGGAAAAATGGATGGTTCtgtcaacttgtttgacCCACAAACCAAGAAGGTGATCAAGGAATTCCTAGGCCATAACAACGGCTTGAGTGACATGGACATCAATGGGAACTATCTCGTCACGTCGGGCTACTCTCTTAGACACAATTCGTTCTTTGTGGATCCATTGGTTAACTTGTACGACTTACGAATGATGAAACTATTGGCACCAATCCCGTTCCCCTTTGGCCCTTCCTTTGTCAAGTTCCACCCCAAGCTTCCCAATTTGGTGCTCATTGGGTCAAAATCGGGAAATTTGCAGTTTTTGGACATCTTTGACCAGCTGAAATTCCAATTGTACCAAGTGGATTTGATAAATAGTTCCAACTatatctccaacttgaaaatgagTAACAACGGAGAGTTTATTAGTTTCAACgacagtttcaacaacttgatattatggagtttcaacgacAGTAAACGATTTGTCAACTTTCCTATGGAATTGGAAGGGTCCTCTAACATAGAGGATCCATCAAGGAATATTCCTATAGATAAACATGATATTCCTTTGAACATAGTGGGAATGCCTTATTATAAAGATTTATTGCTATCTAACTATGgttccaacttgatctttACCAAAGAGCTCAGCAAGCTCCCTCTTACGTATGACCCAGATGTACCATATTTGAAGTTCATGGAAAATAAGTTTgattccaacttcaacaagtattaccctttgaagaaatccagTGATTCCAGTAAGATCCCATTCATAAGTGATAGTACATCCAAATTTGATGATTCGGTGTTCACCAAAATCCCCAATTGCTATGCCAAATTGTTAATCAAATATTCCAAATTTGGTATTGAGgatttcaactttgaacttttcaataaaACTTCTTACAGTGGCTTGGAAAATAACCTCGACAACTCATATTTGAactcaattcttcaagtgtaTAAGTATCAACCTAACTTTCAGaatttggtgttgaagaatctcTTTAATGAGTGGCTTCCTAATGATGCTGTGACAATAAtagaaaacaaaaatttCAAGGGATCCTCTCTTTTGAACGAGTTGGGATACCTTTTCGATATGCTCAATAAGTCCAAGGGTAAAAATGTCaaaatttccaacttttctgaGTTTCTCAACACTTTGGCACCCCctgatttgttgaattgCGATGATCTCAAGTCTGTCAACTCCCAATCCTTGAAAAATAAGATCTTGAAattcaattccttctttttggcTAAGCtacttgatgatttccaCCGTCAAAGCTCTTTCTGGAAAGATTTCGGTTCGTTAATTCTCATCAAATGCTTGGTCGGAGACCAAGTAAGTGTGTTTCCTaatatcaacttgttccCCATGCATAATACCGATTTGTCCATTGTGGAATACTTAAACTATACAATGACCAACATAGTCGAACTTCCAAAGGTCTTGTCGATAAATGTCAACCTCAATAATCGAGATTTCCGCCAATTGAGCCCAGGTTGGCTCAGTCAGCACATCTACACCACTAAGAACCAGAACTTCTTCACGTTCTCTAAATCTCCCAACAACTCTGGTACCTATAAACTTTTGGGTTATGTTGCTGAAATTAACAATGGTCCAGAGACCTCCATTGGTAACCACAACTTGATCTCGTTTGTGAATATCGGAGATAAATGGTACCTATTTAATGATTTCTTGGTGAGAGAAATcgaagaggaagaagtgCTTAATTTCCAACAGAACAACAAAAAACCATTGGTCATCGTGTACCAGGATATACAATGTGACTCTCTATATACCGTGAGTGAGCAGGATTACCCCCATATTGATGACTCAATTTTGTACAGAGATCACTTTGCCTTGACCATTCGCGAAGACTACATCAAGCAGTACAAGCTTTTAACCAAGAGTAATGCACCCCAACCAGGCAGCTTGATAGCCATTGACGCCGAGTTTGTAATTCTTGAGGATGAGAAGGTGGAAATCAGCTCAAATGGGTTCAAGAATCTAATTCAGCCTaagaagatgagtttggCTAGAATCTCCgtcattgatcaagatgAGATTCCTTTCATCGATGACTACATCATTCATACCCAACCAATCAAGGATTATATCACGTCCTTCTCAGGAATTGAACCGGGCGACTTGGACCccatcaactccaccaaaaacttggtgaCACTTCAAACCAGCTACAGAAGATTATGGTTGTTACTCAACCTTTCGTGTGTGTTTGTTGGTCATGGATTACAGAATGACTTCCGTACAATCAACATACATGTTCCCAAGAACCAGATTAGAGACACTTCGGAGCTCTACTTCCTCTCTGAGTTTCGCCGAAGACTTTCACTTAAGTTCTTGTCATATGCGGTTCTCGGAAAGAAAGTCCAGGTGGGAAACCACGACTCCATTGAAGACGCCAAATTTGCCCTtaaattgttcaaaaaatACCTTGAGCTCCAGAAATCCCATGAGCTTGAACGTATTTTAGACAATGTGTATTTAGAAGGTCAACGGACAAATTTCCGTGTACCTGACGCTTAA
- the DBP3 gene encoding RNA-dependent ATPase (BUSCO:EOG092625P1; COG:A; EggNog:ENOG503NV0I) has protein sequence MKRQSEESDRAVKREKKEKKEKKEKSEKKEKKDKSHKKDKKDKKDKSHKKDKKDKKHKQENAEEASVSIGSIPITAPSAKADVDKFLEENQVHIESSSSSITPVLSFDQMDLHPELSKLKQFPKPTPIQSVSWPYLFNHHDVIGVAETGSGKTLAFGVPSLQKLLLEPTSDLKVLCVSPTRELAMQIYDSLVKLTKKVKISCIYGGVSKQDQIDNLHNTNIIIATPGRLLDLINDNYINLSTVNYLVLDEADRMLDQGFEKDIKTIISTLPSERQTLMFTATWPVEVQNLASSFLKNPVKITLGNISNELNANKRITQIVEVINPYDKERKLSDLLRKYSRDHDKILIFALYKKEAARVENQLKRSYRISAIHGDLNQSQRTQALQDFKTGKSQILLATDVAARGLDIPNVTLVINLTFPLTIEDYVHRIGRTGRAGKTGISHTLFTEHEKHLSGALCNILRGADQEVPEDLLKFGGHTKKKAHSAYGAFFKDVDLTKQAKKIKFD, from the coding sequence ATGAAGAGACAACTGGAAGAGTCCGACAGGGCCGTAAAGAgagagaagaaggaaaagaaggaaaagaaggagaagagtgaaaagaaagaaaagaaagatAAGAGCCACAAAAAGGACAAAAAGGATAAGAAGGACAAGAGCCACAAAAAGGACAAAAAAGACAAGAAGCATAAGCAAGAAAACGCTGAAGAAGCATCTGTATCCATTGGTAGTATCCCTATCACGGCACCATCAGCCAAAGCTGATGTTGACAAGttccttgaagaaaaccagGTTCATATCGAGAGCTCTTCGTCTTCTATTACCCCTGTTTTGTCGTTTGACCAAATGGACTTACATCCCGAATTGAGcaaattgaaacaattCCCCAAACCTACCCCAATCCAGTCGGTTTCATGGCCATATTTGTTCAACCACCACGATGTTATCGGGGTGGCTGAAACTGGGTCCGGAAAGACGTTGGCGTTTGGTGTGCCCAGTTTACAGAAGCTTTTGTTGGAGCCCACTTCCGATTTAAAGGTTTTATGTGTGTCGCCCACCAGAGAATTGGCTATGCAAATTTATGATAgcttggtcaagttgaccaagaaggtCAAGATCTCATGTATTTACGGGGGAGTCTCAAAACAAGACCAGATAGACAACTTGCACAACACCAACATCATTATTGCGACTCCAGGAAGAttattggacttgattAACGACAACTATATCAATTTGTCCACTGTCAACTACCTTGTTTTGGACGAAGCCGACAGAATGTTGGACCAAGGATTCGAAAAGGATATTAAGACCATCATCTCGACCTTGCCTTCTGAAAGACAAACATTAATGTTCACTGCCACTTGGCCTGTAGAAGTGCAGAATTTGGCatcaagtttcttgaaaaaccCGGTAAAAATCACCTTGGGAAACATCAGCAACGAGTTGAATGCTAATAAAAGAATCACCCAGATCGTTGAAGTAATTAACCCTTATGACAAGGAAAGAAAGTTACTGGATTTGTTGAGAAAGTACTCAAGAGACCAtgacaagatcttgattttCGCCTTATACAAGAAGGAAGCTGCCAGAGTCGAGAACCAGTTGAAACGAAGCTATAGAATAAGTGCCATCCACGGAGACTTGAACCAATCTCAAAGAACCCAGGCTTTACAAGACTTTAAGACTGGTAAGTCGCAGATTCTTTTGGCTACAGATGTGGCTGCTCGTGGATTGGATATCCCCAACGTgactttggtgataaaCTTGACGTTCCCATTGACGATTGAAGATTATGTTCAtagaattggaagaaccgGAAGAGCAGGAAAAACCGGTATTTCTCATACTTTGTTCACCGAGCACGAGAAGCATTTGAGTGGTGCCTTGTGTAATATTTTGAGAGGTGCTGACCAGGAAGTCCCTGaagatttgttgaagtttggGGGACACACAAAGAAAAAGGCCCATTCTGCTTATGGGGCTTTCTTTAAGGATGTGGACTTGACGAAGCAGGCCAAGAAGATTAAGTTTGATTAG
- the ERO1 gene encoding endoplasmic oxidoreductin-1 (BUSCO:EOG09261JR0; EggNog:ENOG503NUWS; COG:O) — translation MNTRWCIIAYLLTCVLGFTPFYSSDFCSQTITNDCNTTFSYIDQINEDVYPIVKSLAGTSYFRYFKINFDKQCKFWNEEHFCSTENCAVEILPPGQHNWDEIVLDDAKPGYDHLAKSGDSCEDLDYCELDDDSSCDYINLVDNPERFTGYGGKQAHNIWQSIYEENCFKDDADKECSTKKLFFRVLSGMHASISTHLSNEYVDPFEEEMEFSPNLKIFMERVGQFNDRISNLYFNYGLVSQALVKLFKDYPVIEYLKQSEELIENDDDYLTLFGGLVEMLEKEQIFQSALIIEPELKNEVRAKFRNISSIMDCVGCDRCRMWGKLQTIGYGTAFKILFEDTNNSNLRFRKIEIVSLMNTFDRLCKSIEAVKNFKSMYLEHLQDVEKGLVQPGDFDKKTENNGFNFPFSENSNALKEKISQKQLQQEEEPLKPSRIQRIKNEWKQAYNEVFGALVFVLRSYKHFPFIMARKLLIKLNYWWGSFVGLDTHEFYDEIQLEQNYMNIFQE, via the coding sequence ATGAATACCAGGTGGTGTATTATAGCATACTTGCTTACGTGCGTCTTGGGGTTCACACCGTTCTACTCGTCGGACTTCTGTTCCCAGACCATTACTAATGATTGTAATACGACTTTTTCATATATCGACCAAATCAACGAAGACGTTTACCCCATCGTCAAAAGCTTGGCGGGGACGTCCTACTTCCGctacttcaagatcaactttgaCAAGCAGTGCAAGTTCTGGAACGAAGAGCACTTCTGTCTGACTGAAAACTGTGCGGTTGAAATTTTGCCTCCAGGACAACATAACTGGGACGAAATTGTTTTGGACGATGCCAAGCCGGGCTACGACcacttggccaagtccGGCGACTCCTGCGAAGACTTGGACTACTGCGAGTTGGACGACGACAGCAGTTGTGATTATATCAACTTGGTTGACAATCCAGAGCGATTTACCGGGTATGGAGGCAAACAGGCTCATAATATTTGGCAGTCGATCTACGAGGAAAACTGCTTCAAGGATGATGCTGATAAAGAATGTtcaaccaagaagttgtttttCCGTGTGCTCAGTGGGATGCATGCGTCGATCTCAACCCATTTGTCTAACGAATACGTTGACCCATTTGAGGAAGAGATGGAGTTCAgtcccaacttgaagatattcATGGAGCGCGTGGGTCAGTTCAACGATAGAATCTCGAACTTGTACTTTAACTACGGGTTGGTGAGTCAGGcgttggtcaagttgttcaaagacTATCCGGTGATTGAGTATTTGAAGCAGTCAGAggagttgattgaaaacGATGACGACTACTTGACATTATTCGGCGGCTTGGTGGAGatgttggagaaggaacAGATTTTCCAGTCAGCCTTGATCATTGAACCCGAATTGAAAAACGAGGTCAGAGCCAAGTTTAGAAACATCAGCTCGATCATGGATTGTGTAGGCTGCGACCGGTGCAGAATGTGGGGAAAGCTTCAGACCATCGGGTACGGTACTGCGTTCAAGATATTGTTTGAAGacaccaacaacagcaactTGCGGTTCAGGAAAATTGAGATTGTATCGTTGATGAACACTTTCGACAGATTGTGCAAGTCTATAGAAGccgtcaagaacttcaagtcaatgTACTTGGAGCACCTTCAAGATGTAGAAAAGGGACTTGTACAACCAGGAGATTTCGACAAGAAGACGGAAAATAATGGTTTCAACTTCCCGTTCCTGGAGAATTCCAACGCTCTTAAGGAGAAAATTTCCCagaaacaacttcaacaggaagaagaaccacTCAAACCCTCCAGAATCCAGCGGATCAAGAATGAATGGAAACAAGCATATAACGAGGTATTTGGTGCTCTCGTGTTTGTGTTAAGGTCATATAAGCATTTCCCGTTCATTATGGCCAGGAAGttattgatcaagttgaactacTGGTGGGGATCTTTTGTGGGCTTGGACACCCACGAATTCTATGACGAGATACAGTTGGAACAAAACTACATGAATATATTTCAAGAATAG